In Pseudoxanthobacter soli DSM 19599, a single window of DNA contains:
- a CDS encoding PAS domain-containing protein produces MPVSLFHRLDSNINDRLASSVMLHQIRDFDWASSPVGPIDRWSSALRSAARTMLLSSTPMVVLIGRMGLLVYNDAAREMFGPGYEGSLGRPVAEVLGEAAEFYGTVIDAAFEGTSSSFRDQPFRLRRDGSREISWLNLDFTPIVDETGTVYGVLLLVNETTERVLAVRDLQRSRARLDLALDAGGIVGTWELDFATETVTCDERSARLYGIDLEAARTGAPKATFLAGIHPEDRDRFIADFDSARFGQHFRCQHRVIGQGDVRWVVNSGRVVADASGRPLSFSGVVVDVTHEIETAEALAASELRFRTFTEALPHVVFSWQPGGQIDYFNQRWREFLAVPSAPATTEEWEACLHPSDRASVFDNWRESARTGEPFDIEARYRHRSGEFRWGRVIALPIRDTHGRIGRWIATLTDIHEAKLLESERELVTRELDHRLKNIFAVVNGLVSLTLREDVDVGARSQSFAERLRGRLGALDSAHGFIKSAGTDRRNGSSLQELVRELLAPYDAAGDGGRLVLEGDDIRVADSAMTPLALIFHELATNAAKYGALSMPGGAIRLHSLKNGNALKIVWHESVGTETDLSAKESGFGSKLLTLVIEGQLRGRLQREATPDGFRIAMELPFEGIARPAG; encoded by the coding sequence ATGCCTGTCAGTCTCTTCCACCGGCTGGACAGCAACATCAACGACCGGCTCGCGAGCAGTGTCATGCTGCATCAGATCCGGGATTTCGACTGGGCCTCGTCACCCGTCGGACCGATCGATCGATGGTCGTCCGCGCTGCGCAGCGCCGCGCGCACCATGCTGCTGTCCTCGACGCCGATGGTCGTCCTGATCGGGCGGATGGGCCTGCTCGTCTATAACGACGCGGCGCGGGAGATGTTCGGTCCCGGCTACGAAGGCTCGCTCGGCAGGCCCGTCGCCGAGGTGCTGGGCGAGGCGGCCGAGTTCTACGGCACGGTGATCGACGCCGCGTTCGAGGGCACGTCGTCGAGCTTCCGCGACCAGCCCTTCCGGCTTCGGCGCGATGGCTCGCGCGAGATCTCCTGGCTCAACCTCGACTTCACACCCATCGTCGACGAGACGGGAACCGTCTACGGCGTGCTGCTGCTGGTCAACGAGACGACCGAGCGGGTTCTGGCCGTGCGCGACCTCCAGCGCTCCCGTGCGCGCCTCGATCTCGCGCTCGATGCCGGCGGGATCGTCGGCACCTGGGAACTCGATTTCGCCACCGAGACGGTGACGTGCGATGAGCGCTCCGCGCGTCTCTACGGCATCGATCTTGAAGCGGCTCGGACAGGGGCGCCGAAGGCCACCTTCCTGGCCGGCATCCATCCCGAGGACCGCGATCGTTTCATCGCCGATTTCGACAGCGCCCGGTTCGGGCAGCACTTCCGCTGCCAGCACCGGGTGATCGGGCAGGGAGACGTCCGCTGGGTGGTGAATTCCGGCCGCGTCGTCGCCGATGCGAGCGGCCGGCCGCTGTCGTTTTCCGGCGTGGTGGTCGACGTCACCCACGAGATCGAGACGGCCGAGGCGCTCGCGGCAAGCGAACTGCGCTTCCGAACCTTCACGGAAGCGTTGCCCCACGTCGTGTTCAGCTGGCAACCCGGCGGGCAGATCGATTATTTCAACCAGCGCTGGCGGGAGTTCCTCGCCGTGCCGTCCGCCCCGGCAACCACGGAGGAATGGGAGGCCTGCCTGCACCCCAGCGATCGCGCCAGTGTGTTCGACAACTGGCGGGAATCCGCGCGCACCGGCGAACCCTTCGACATCGAGGCCCGCTACCGGCACCGCTCGGGCGAATTTCGCTGGGGGCGCGTCATCGCGCTGCCGATCCGCGATACCCACGGCCGTATCGGCCGCTGGATCGCGACGCTCACCGACATCCACGAGGCGAAACTGCTGGAAAGCGAGCGGGAGCTCGTGACGCGTGAGCTCGACCACCGGCTCAAGAACATCTTCGCCGTCGTCAACGGGCTGGTCAGCCTGACGCTGCGCGAGGACGTCGACGTGGGCGCGCGGTCGCAATCGTTCGCCGAGCGGCTTCGCGGCCGCCTGGGCGCGCTCGATTCCGCCCACGGCTTCATCAAGTCCGCCGGTACCGACCGGCGCAACGGCAGTTCGCTGCAGGAACTCGTCCGGGAACTGCTCGCGCCTTACGATGCCGCGGGCGATGGCGGCCGTCTCGTGCTCGAGGGCGACGATATCCGCGTCGCCGACAGCGCCATGACGCCGCTCGCGCTGATCTTCCACGAACTCGCCACCAATGCCGCAAAATATGGCGCTCTCAGCATGCCCGGCGGGGCCATCCGCCTGCACTCGCTGAAAAACGGCAACGCGCTGAAGATCGTCTGGCACGAGAGCGTGGGGACCGAGACGGACCTGTCGGCCAAGGAAAGCGGCTTCGGATCGAAGCTTCTGACCCTCGTCATCGAGGGACAGCTGCGCGGGCGCCTGCAGCGCGAGGCCACGCCGGACGGCTTCCGGATCGCCATGGAACTGCCGTTCGAGGGCATCGCCAGACCGGCGGGCTGA
- a CDS encoding dihydrodipicolinate synthase family protein — MTDQAKKAPRYSGVFPVVPTVFHDDGTLDLDGQRRAIDFMIDAGSNGLCILANFSEQFVLSDEERDQIMELALTHVAGRVPVIVTTTHFSSAVTAARSAKAEALGAAMVMIMPPYHGATFRVTEESIYEFYRTVSDAISIPIMVQDAPVAGTPLSVPFLARMAREIENLSYFKIEVPGAASKLRALIEAGGDAIEGPWDGEEAITLMADLDGGATGAMTGGGYPDGIRQVTDAYFAGRRTDALDAYQRWLPLINYENRQCGIPTAKILMKEGGVIASDAVRHPLKLPHPKTSAGLIEIARRLDPLVLRWGR, encoded by the coding sequence ATGACCGACCAGGCAAAGAAGGCGCCGCGCTACTCGGGCGTTTTCCCTGTGGTGCCGACCGTGTTCCATGACGACGGCACCCTCGATCTCGACGGCCAGCGCCGCGCGATCGACTTCATGATCGACGCCGGCTCCAACGGCCTCTGCATCCTGGCGAACTTCTCCGAGCAGTTCGTGCTGAGCGACGAAGAGCGCGACCAGATCATGGAACTGGCGCTCACCCACGTCGCCGGCCGCGTGCCCGTGATCGTGACCACCACGCACTTCTCGTCGGCCGTCACCGCGGCGCGCAGCGCGAAGGCTGAGGCACTCGGCGCGGCCATGGTCATGATCATGCCGCCCTATCACGGCGCCACCTTCCGCGTGACGGAAGAGTCGATCTACGAGTTCTACCGCACCGTTTCGGATGCGATCTCGATCCCGATCATGGTGCAGGACGCGCCGGTCGCCGGCACGCCGCTTTCGGTGCCGTTCCTGGCGCGCATGGCCCGCGAGATCGAGAACCTGTCCTATTTCAAGATCGAGGTTCCCGGCGCCGCCTCCAAGCTGCGCGCGCTGATCGAGGCCGGCGGCGACGCCATCGAGGGGCCGTGGGACGGCGAGGAAGCCATCACCCTGATGGCCGACCTCGACGGCGGCGCGACGGGCGCGATGACCGGCGGCGGCTATCCCGACGGCATCCGCCAGGTGACGGACGCCTATTTCGCCGGCCGGCGGACGGACGCCCTCGACGCCTACCAGCGCTGGCTGCCGCTCATCAACTACGAGAACCGCCAGTGCGGCATCCCGACCGCCAAGATCCTGATGAAGGAAGGCGGCGTGATCGCCTCGGACGCCGTGCGCCATCCCTTGAAACTGCCGCACCCGAAGACCAGCGCCGGCCTGATCGAGATCGCCCGCCGACTGGACCCGCTCGTCCTGCGCTGGGGCCGCTGA
- a CDS encoding ABC transporter ATP-binding protein, with translation MSYLEIRSLRKSFGPMTIVHDFNLSVERGEFISFLGPSGCGKTTTLRMVAGFETPSSGSISIDGKDVTQLRPNQRNVGMVFQAYALFPNMTVADNVAFGLKVAKRPASEIKPRVEEMLRLIKLPNHGDRYPYQLSGGQQQRVALARALAVKPKILLLDEPLSALDAKIRISLREEIRAVQRDLGITTIYVTHDQEEALSMSDRIVVMNEGRADQVGAPFEIYNYPRTRFVASFVGTLNLLQGKVLDPALGRILIDGKELVTNRGLNGASVGDVRTIALRPEAVSLTDPGGERNRVDGTIDEVAFLGAIVRVRVRINEAVVSLDTFNTPNLPPPERGQPVALHFGYGDLQVLAEPVAAAG, from the coding sequence ATGAGCTATCTCGAAATCCGCTCGCTGCGCAAATCCTTCGGGCCGATGACCATCGTCCACGACTTCAACCTGTCGGTGGAACGCGGCGAGTTCATCTCCTTCCTCGGCCCCTCGGGCTGCGGCAAGACCACGACGCTACGCATGGTCGCCGGCTTCGAGACCCCGTCCTCCGGCTCGATCTCGATCGACGGCAAGGACGTGACGCAGCTTCGGCCGAACCAGCGCAATGTCGGCATGGTGTTCCAGGCCTATGCGCTGTTCCCGAACATGACGGTGGCGGACAATGTGGCGTTCGGCCTGAAGGTCGCCAAGCGTCCGGCGTCCGAGATCAAGCCGCGCGTGGAGGAAATGCTGCGGCTGATCAAGCTGCCGAACCACGGCGATCGCTACCCCTACCAGCTTTCGGGTGGCCAGCAGCAGCGCGTGGCGCTCGCCCGCGCGCTGGCGGTGAAGCCGAAGATCCTGCTGCTCGACGAGCCGCTTTCGGCGCTCGACGCCAAGATCCGCATCTCGCTCCGCGAGGAAATCCGTGCCGTGCAGCGCGATCTCGGCATCACCACGATCTACGTCACCCACGACCAGGAAGAAGCCCTGTCGATGTCGGACCGGATCGTGGTCATGAACGAAGGCCGGGCCGACCAGGTCGGCGCGCCGTTCGAGATCTACAACTATCCGCGCACCCGCTTCGTCGCCTCGTTCGTCGGCACGCTCAACCTGCTGCAGGGCAAGGTGCTCGACCCGGCGCTCGGGCGGATCCTGATCGACGGCAAGGAACTCGTCACCAACCGCGGCCTGAACGGCGCATCGGTCGGCGACGTGCGCACCATCGCGCTGCGGCCGGAGGCGGTGTCGCTGACGGACCCGGGCGGCGAGCGTAACCGGGTCGACGGCACCATCGACGAGGTAGCGTTCCTCGGCGCCATCGTCCGCGTCCGCGTCCGCATCAACGAGGCCGTGGTGTCGCTCGACACCTTCAACACGCCGAACCTGCCGCCGCCCGAGCGCGGCCAGCCGGTGGCGCTGCATTTCGGCTACGGCGACCTTCAGGTGCTGGCCGAGCCCGTCGCCGCGGCCGGTTGA
- a CDS encoding adenylate/guanylate cyclase domain-containing protein produces MTTDLVAAGRSLALWLVDEGRWLDPAVLMEGLGYRMMSFGLPIHRLTVSLRVLSPTVLAVGATWKPGEPTEIATYDYAERDTGMYERSPYKVVHETGKPLTIALDETPDDRFGIVPELKAAGYRHYCVHPLRFSDGVVNALTISTRDEAGFPPDFEAFLAEMLPAFTNVMEVFTYHRVLKGLLTAYVGAGPAGQIISGTTHRGEVTRMHAAVLFVDLRGFTALSVTMPPEDTADLLNSYYDLVVPAMTDKGGDILKFIGDGVLAIFADGEEGPGAACVRALSAAEAALAAAVAHDAGEGPPIHFGVALHHGEVAYGNVGSGERLDFTVVGRDVNIAARISALCSSLGRPLLVSAGFKDLVDERTFSTCGWHDVRGLSDPIEVFEPAPQ; encoded by the coding sequence ATGACGACCGATCTGGTGGCCGCCGGCCGCAGCCTGGCATTGTGGCTCGTCGACGAGGGGCGCTGGCTCGATCCCGCCGTGCTGATGGAAGGGCTCGGCTATCGCATGATGTCGTTCGGCCTGCCGATCCACCGGCTGACCGTCTCGCTGCGCGTGCTGTCGCCGACCGTGCTTGCCGTCGGCGCGACCTGGAAGCCCGGCGAGCCGACCGAGATCGCCACCTACGACTATGCCGAACGCGACACCGGCATGTATGAGCGCAGCCCCTACAAGGTCGTGCACGAGACCGGCAAGCCCCTCACCATCGCCCTCGACGAAACGCCGGACGACCGCTTCGGCATCGTCCCCGAACTGAAGGCCGCGGGCTACCGTCACTATTGCGTGCATCCGCTCCGCTTCTCCGACGGGGTGGTCAACGCGCTGACGATCTCGACCCGCGACGAAGCGGGCTTTCCGCCCGATTTCGAGGCCTTCCTTGCGGAGATGCTGCCCGCCTTCACCAACGTGATGGAGGTCTTCACCTATCATCGTGTGCTGAAGGGGCTCCTGACGGCCTATGTGGGCGCGGGGCCGGCCGGGCAGATCATCTCCGGCACCACCCATCGCGGCGAGGTCACGCGCATGCATGCCGCGGTGCTGTTCGTCGACCTGCGCGGCTTCACCGCGCTGTCGGTGACGATGCCGCCCGAGGACACCGCCGATCTTCTGAACAGCTATTATGATCTCGTCGTGCCGGCGATGACCGACAAGGGCGGCGACATCCTGAAGTTCATCGGAGACGGCGTACTGGCGATCTTCGCCGACGGCGAGGAAGGCCCGGGTGCGGCCTGTGTGCGGGCGCTTTCGGCGGCGGAGGCGGCGCTCGCCGCCGCGGTCGCCCACGATGCCGGTGAGGGGCCGCCAATCCACTTCGGCGTGGCGCTTCACCACGGCGAGGTCGCCTACGGCAATGTCGGTTCCGGCGAGCGGCTGGACTTCACCGTGGTCGGCCGCGACGTCAACATCGCCGCCCGCATCTCGGCGCTCTGCAGCAGCCTTGGACGTCCGCTGCTCGTTTCGGCGGGCTTCAAGGATCTCGTCGATGAGCGCACGTTCTCGACGTGCGGCTGGCACGATGTCCGCGGCCTTTCGGACCCGATCGAGGTGTTCGAGCCCGCGCCGCAATAA
- a CDS encoding ABC transporter substrate-binding protein: MKSSWIRMTSVSVLAMWAGTGLAVAEPSAELIAAAKKEGQLTTIALPHDWCGYGAVIDGFKAKYGLTINELNPDAGSGDEIEAIKANKGNTGPQAPDVIDVGLSFGPSAKAEGLLQPYKVSTWDSIPDSAKDAEGYWYGDYYGVLAFEVNKDIVTNVPTDWPDLLKPDYKNAVALAGDPRTANQAIQGVFAAGLSSAGGDVSKAGEAGLKFFSDLNKAGNFVPVIGKAASLAQGATPIIIRWDYNALADRDTLNGNPGVEVVVPKTGVVAGVYVQAISAYAPHPNAAKLWMEYLYSDEGQLAWLKGYCHPIRFNDLAKNGKIPADLLAKMPPAAAYEKAVFPTLEEQKQYSGVITKQWDTAVGASVQ, encoded by the coding sequence ATGAAGTCATCCTGGATTCGCATGACGTCCGTCTCCGTCCTCGCGATGTGGGCCGGAACCGGCCTGGCCGTCGCCGAGCCGTCGGCCGAACTGATCGCCGCCGCGAAAAAGGAAGGCCAGCTCACCACCATCGCCCTGCCCCATGACTGGTGCGGCTACGGCGCGGTGATCGACGGCTTCAAGGCGAAGTACGGCCTGACGATCAACGAGCTGAACCCGGACGCCGGCTCGGGCGACGAGATCGAGGCCATCAAGGCGAACAAGGGCAACACCGGCCCGCAGGCGCCGGACGTGATCGACGTCGGCCTGTCGTTCGGCCCGTCCGCGAAGGCCGAGGGCCTGCTGCAGCCCTACAAGGTCTCGACCTGGGACTCGATCCCGGACAGCGCCAAGGATGCTGAAGGCTACTGGTACGGCGACTATTACGGCGTGCTGGCCTTCGAAGTGAACAAGGACATCGTCACCAACGTCCCGACCGACTGGCCGGATCTTCTGAAGCCGGACTACAAGAACGCCGTCGCCCTCGCCGGCGACCCGCGCACCGCCAACCAGGCCATCCAGGGCGTGTTCGCGGCCGGCCTTTCCAGCGCCGGCGGTGACGTGAGCAAGGCGGGCGAAGCCGGCCTGAAGTTCTTTTCCGACCTCAACAAGGCCGGCAACTTCGTTCCGGTGATCGGCAAGGCCGCCTCGCTCGCCCAGGGCGCGACCCCGATCATCATCCGCTGGGACTACAACGCCCTCGCCGACCGCGACACGCTGAACGGCAACCCGGGCGTCGAGGTCGTGGTGCCGAAGACCGGCGTCGTCGCCGGCGTCTATGTGCAGGCGATCAGCGCCTACGCCCCGCACCCGAATGCCGCCAAGCTGTGGATGGAATATCTCTATTCCGACGAAGGCCAGCTGGCGTGGCTGAAGGGCTACTGCCACCCGATCCGCTTCAACGATCTTGCCAAGAACGGCAAGATCCCGGCGGACCTGCTCGCCAAGATGCCGCCGGCCGCCGCCTACGAGAAGGCCGTGTTCCCGACCCTCGAAGAGCAGAAGCAGTATAGCGGCGTGATCACCAAGCAGTGGGATACCGCTGTCGGCGCCAGCGTCCAGTAA
- a CDS encoding ABC transporter permease, with protein MKANRFGHWLAVVVGTLYFVVPLIATFEFSLRMQRGTYSFEAYRVVLTDPNFQATFGYSALIALATIAVGIMLVVPAAYWIQLRLPKLRPFVEFVTLLPLVVPAIVIVFGYLKIYNSSSILPLTSNAWSTNILLMFGYVTLALPYMYRSVDTGLRTIDVRTLTEAAESLGANWVTILFKVIFPNVRVALLSGAFLTFAIVIGEFTMASLLNRPAFGPYLQLIGANRAYEPSALAIIAFLVTWACMGLMQVFGRARGAGGKK; from the coding sequence ATGAAGGCGAACCGGTTCGGACACTGGCTCGCGGTCGTCGTCGGCACGCTCTATTTCGTCGTGCCGCTGATCGCGACCTTCGAGTTCTCGCTGCGCATGCAGCGGGGCACCTACAGCTTCGAAGCCTATCGGGTGGTGTTGACCGACCCGAACTTCCAGGCGACGTTCGGCTATTCGGCGCTGATCGCGCTCGCGACCATCGCGGTCGGCATCATGCTCGTCGTTCCGGCCGCCTACTGGATCCAGCTTCGCCTGCCGAAGCTCCGGCCGTTCGTCGAGTTCGTGACGCTGCTGCCGCTGGTGGTGCCGGCCATCGTCATCGTGTTCGGCTATCTGAAGATCTACAATTCCTCTTCGATCCTGCCGCTCACCTCGAATGCGTGGTCGACCAACATCCTGTTGATGTTCGGCTACGTGACGCTGGCCCTGCCCTACATGTACCGCTCGGTCGACACGGGCCTGCGCACCATCGACGTGCGCACGCTGACCGAGGCGGCTGAAAGCCTCGGCGCCAACTGGGTGACCATCCTGTTCAAGGTCATCTTCCCCAACGTGCGGGTGGCGCTGCTGTCGGGCGCATTCCTGACCTTCGCCATCGTGATCGGCGAATTCACCATGGCGAGCCTGCTCAACCGGCCGGCTTTCGGGCCCTATCTGCAGCTCATCGGCGCGAACCGCGCCTATGAGCCGTCGGCGCTCGCGATCATCGCCTTCCTCGTCACCTGGGCCTGCATGGGCCTGATGCAGGTATTCGGCCGCGCACGCGGCGCCGGAGGCAAGAAATGA
- a CDS encoding ABC transporter permease gives MPRRSGLHPAGWSATSWALIGVSPFLIFAVLFLLLPMAFLIVGAFQDADGNFTFGNLADLMQPQILRAYWISIQISAASAIAGAIIGAWLAYAAVGGGLPAWIRPTLMTFSGVASQFAGVPLAFAFLATLGRTGLITTLLIKYAGFNIYSTGFNLLSFTGLTLTYLYFQIPLMVLILTPALDGLKREWREASSILGATTWQYWRHVAFPVLWPSVLGATLLLFANSFGAVATAYALTGSSLNIVTILLYAQIRGDVLHNANLGYALALGMIIITGLSNATYIWLRSRSERWLK, from the coding sequence ATGCCCCGACGATCAGGCCTCCATCCCGCGGGATGGAGTGCGACATCCTGGGCGCTGATCGGCGTCTCGCCCTTCCTGATCTTCGCCGTGCTGTTCCTGCTCCTGCCGATGGCGTTCCTGATCGTCGGCGCCTTTCAGGACGCGGACGGCAACTTCACCTTCGGCAACCTCGCCGACCTGATGCAGCCCCAGATCCTGCGGGCCTACTGGATCAGCATCCAGATCAGCGCGGCTTCCGCGATCGCCGGCGCGATCATCGGCGCCTGGCTCGCCTATGCCGCGGTCGGCGGAGGGCTGCCGGCCTGGATACGGCCGACGCTGATGACCTTCTCGGGCGTGGCATCGCAGTTCGCCGGCGTGCCGCTGGCGTTCGCGTTCCTCGCCACGCTCGGCCGGACGGGCCTGATCACGACGCTGCTCATCAAATATGCCGGCTTCAACATCTACTCGACCGGCTTCAACCTTTTGAGCTTCACCGGCCTGACGCTGACCTATCTCTACTTCCAGATCCCGCTGATGGTGCTGATTCTGACCCCGGCGCTGGACGGGTTGAAGCGCGAATGGCGGGAGGCGTCCTCCATTCTCGGCGCGACCACCTGGCAGTACTGGCGCCACGTCGCCTTCCCGGTGCTGTGGCCGAGCGTGCTCGGCGCGACGCTGCTTCTGTTCGCGAACTCGTTCGGCGCAGTCGCGACCGCCTATGCGCTCACCGGCTCCTCGCTCAACATCGTCACCATCCTGCTCTACGCGCAGATCCGCGGCGACGTGCTGCACAATGCCAATCTCGGCTACGCGCTGGCGCTGGGCATGATCATCATCACCGGGCTGTCGAACGCCACCTATATCTGGCTTCGCTCCCGCAGCGAACGGTGGCTGAAATGA
- a CDS encoding SulP family inorganic anion transporter, translating to MAAPTAEPSFADLFTPKLVTVLSEHYRLTDLRADAIAGLTVAIVALPLSMAIAIASGVTPDRGLYTSIVGGFVVSLLGGSRFQIGGPAGAFIVLVAATVAAHGVEGLILATMMSGVILLAIGFLRLGTFIKFIPYPVTVGFTAGIAVIIFASQIKDLFGLTLPGPEPGPLVPKLRAIADALPTANAAAVALAAGVIVVILALRRWRPKVPSLLVAVALASVAAWGLGLPIETIGTKFGGIPSTLPAPRLPEISLDRILILLPTALSFALLGSIESLLSAVVADGMTGRRHRSNCELVAQGFANIASGLFGGFCVTGTIARTATNVRSGARGPVAGMLHALFLLAFMLVAAPLASYIPLAALAGVLAVVAWNMAEKHAFATLIRASRGDAVVLLATFLLTVFRDLTEGILVGFGLGVLLFLNRMAGAVQIATDRPLIAPDRADDTDSRGAYDAAAATDTDVVVYRISGAFFFGAAATVGAALDRFDDNPRAVVIDISAVPVIDSTAAATIDGFVHKSERRGALVYISGASPAVRRVLLLHHARPPKVHFRPSAEDAVASARRAIAGIADREEAPPASAA from the coding sequence ATGGCTGCGCCGACCGCCGAACCGAGCTTTGCGGACCTGTTCACGCCGAAGCTCGTCACCGTACTCTCCGAGCATTACCGGCTCACGGATCTACGCGCCGACGCCATCGCCGGGCTCACCGTCGCGATCGTCGCGCTGCCGCTGTCGATGGCGATCGCCATCGCCTCCGGGGTCACGCCGGACCGGGGCCTCTATACCTCCATCGTCGGCGGGTTCGTGGTGTCGCTGCTCGGCGGCAGCCGCTTCCAGATCGGCGGGCCGGCCGGGGCGTTCATCGTGCTGGTCGCGGCGACGGTGGCGGCCCACGGCGTCGAGGGCCTGATCCTCGCGACGATGATGTCGGGCGTGATCCTGCTCGCCATCGGTTTCCTGCGCCTCGGCACGTTCATCAAGTTCATCCCCTATCCGGTCACGGTCGGGTTCACCGCCGGGATCGCGGTCATCATCTTCGCGAGCCAGATCAAGGACCTGTTCGGGCTGACTCTGCCGGGGCCCGAGCCCGGACCGCTGGTGCCGAAGCTGCGCGCCATCGCCGACGCCTTGCCGACTGCGAACGCCGCCGCGGTGGCGCTGGCGGCGGGCGTGATCGTCGTCATCCTGGCGCTGCGGCGCTGGCGGCCGAAGGTGCCGAGCCTGCTCGTCGCCGTCGCGCTCGCCTCCGTCGCGGCCTGGGGGCTGGGGCTGCCCATCGAGACCATCGGCACGAAGTTCGGCGGCATTCCGAGCACGTTGCCGGCGCCGCGGCTGCCGGAGATCTCGCTCGACCGCATCCTGATTCTACTGCCGACGGCGCTGTCGTTCGCGCTGCTCGGCAGCATCGAAAGCCTGCTGTCGGCCGTGGTCGCCGACGGCATGACCGGGCGCCGCCACCGCTCGAACTGCGAGCTGGTGGCACAGGGGTTCGCCAACATCGCCTCGGGCCTGTTCGGCGGCTTCTGCGTGACCGGAACCATCGCCCGCACCGCCACCAATGTGCGCTCCGGCGCGCGCGGCCCGGTCGCTGGCATGCTGCACGCGCTGTTCCTGCTCGCATTCATGCTCGTGGCGGCGCCGCTCGCCTCCTATATCCCGCTTGCAGCGCTCGCCGGCGTGCTCGCCGTTGTCGCGTGGAACATGGCGGAGAAGCACGCCTTCGCCACCCTCATCCGCGCCTCGCGGGGCGATGCCGTGGTGCTGCTGGCGACCTTCCTACTGACGGTGTTCCGCGACCTGACGGAGGGCATTCTCGTCGGCTTCGGCCTCGGCGTGCTCCTGTTCCTGAACCGCATGGCGGGTGCGGTGCAGATCGCGACCGACCGGCCGCTGATCGCGCCGGACCGGGCCGACGACACCGACAGCCGCGGCGCATACGACGCCGCGGCTGCGACCGACACGGACGTGGTGGTCTATCGCATCTCCGGCGCGTTCTTCTTCGGCGCGGCGGCGACCGTTGGCGCGGCCCTCGACCGGTTCGACGACAATCCGCGCGCCGTGGTCATCGACATCTCCGCCGTGCCGGTGATCGATTCGACCGCCGCCGCGACCATCGATGGCTTCGTTCACAAGTCGGAACGGCGCGGCGCGCTGGTCTATATCTCAGGCGCCAGCCCGGCGGTCCGCCGCGTGCTGCTGCTGCATCATGCGCGCCCGCCGAAGGTGCATTTCCGCCCTTCGGCGGAGGATGCCGTGGCCTCGGCGCGCAGGGCGATCGCAGGCATCGCCGACCGCGAGGAAGCGCCCCCGGCAAGCGCGGCGTGA